In the Variovorax sp. S12S4 genome, one interval contains:
- a CDS encoding hydantoinase/oxoprolinase family protein encodes MKRSTRIGVDIGGTFTDFVLHDESRGITRIGKRLTTPDAPSRAIVEGIERLLAETNTDAAQIGSIIHGTTLITNTVLERTGAKVGLLCTEGFRDVLEMGRESRYDVDDLFLPPVPVIVARRLRRPVRGRLLASGIEHEPLNLDDVVREVRWLVESERIEALAIAFMHAHRNPVHEQRALEAVRALYPRLLVTLSSEVAPEIREYERTNTACVNAYVQPRVHAYLGRLASDLAGVGFEGELYIMLSGGGITTVEDARRFPVRLIESGPAAGAMAAAFVARQVGEDRMISFDMGGTTAKMCLIEHGKPNLKHEFEAGRIRKFKQGSGLPLKLTVVDLIEIGTGGGSIAAIDVNGLMKVGPRSAGAEPGPVAYGRGGTEPTVTDADLVLGYLNPKFFLGGEMDLSLEAVRRAMQERLGDRLGIDAMDAARGIQAIANETMAAATRMHLAEKGKDPRAHSLIAFGGAGAVHGYALARLLKVARLIVPMGAGVISALGFLVAAPAVDEVRGYLTRLDGADWPVVNALFAQMEAASRDLLAGAALGDGEIAICRQADMRYVGQGFDVTVDLPDGPLDASRVQEVKDAFNAAYLARFGRVVKGVAIEAVNWRLQASLPAQDITLAYSCVQGEALRGERDVYFDGYGFRRARVYDRYALAPGVRIAGPAVVEERESSCSFGPDCSFTVDRFFNLVVDIDHGPRAAAQAKAEPSMEDAR; translated from the coding sequence ATGAAGCGCAGCACCCGCATCGGGGTCGACATCGGCGGCACTTTCACCGACTTCGTGCTGCACGACGAATCGCGCGGCATCACGCGTATCGGCAAGCGCCTGACCACGCCCGACGCGCCGAGCAGGGCCATCGTGGAGGGCATCGAGCGGCTGCTGGCCGAGACGAACACCGATGCGGCCCAGATCGGCAGCATCATTCACGGGACCACGCTGATTACCAATACCGTGCTGGAGCGCACGGGCGCCAAGGTCGGGCTGCTGTGCACCGAGGGCTTTCGCGATGTTCTCGAAATGGGACGCGAGAGTCGCTACGACGTCGATGACCTCTTCCTGCCCCCGGTGCCCGTCATCGTTGCGCGACGGCTGCGCCGACCGGTGCGCGGCCGGCTGCTGGCCAGCGGCATCGAGCATGAGCCGCTGAACCTCGACGACGTGGTCCGCGAGGTGCGGTGGCTCGTGGAGTCGGAGCGGATCGAAGCGCTGGCAATCGCGTTCATGCACGCGCACCGCAATCCCGTGCACGAGCAGCGCGCGCTTGAGGCGGTCCGCGCGCTCTACCCGCGCCTGCTGGTGACCCTGTCGTCGGAGGTCGCGCCGGAAATCCGCGAGTACGAGCGCACGAACACCGCCTGCGTCAACGCCTACGTGCAGCCTCGCGTCCATGCCTACCTGGGCCGGCTTGCGAGCGACCTGGCAGGCGTCGGTTTCGAGGGCGAGCTCTACATCATGCTGTCCGGTGGTGGCATCACGACGGTCGAGGACGCCCGCCGCTTCCCGGTGCGCCTGATCGAGTCCGGCCCCGCGGCGGGTGCGATGGCCGCGGCGTTCGTCGCGCGCCAGGTCGGCGAAGACCGCATGATTTCCTTCGACATGGGAGGGACCACCGCGAAGATGTGCCTGATCGAGCACGGCAAGCCCAACCTCAAGCATGAGTTCGAAGCCGGCCGCATCCGCAAGTTCAAGCAGGGCTCGGGCCTGCCGCTGAAGCTCACGGTGGTCGATCTGATCGAGATCGGCACCGGAGGCGGTTCCATCGCCGCCATCGATGTCAACGGGCTCATGAAGGTCGGACCGCGAAGCGCAGGCGCGGAGCCGGGGCCGGTCGCCTACGGGCGGGGCGGCACCGAGCCCACGGTCACCGATGCTGATCTGGTGCTCGGCTATCTGAATCCGAAGTTCTTCCTGGGCGGCGAGATGGACCTGTCGCTGGAAGCCGTCAGAAGGGCGATGCAGGAGCGTCTCGGCGACCGTCTCGGCATCGACGCGATGGATGCGGCCCGGGGCATCCAGGCCATCGCCAACGAGACCATGGCTGCGGCAACGCGCATGCACCTCGCCGAGAAGGGCAAGGACCCGCGGGCGCACTCGCTCATTGCGTTTGGCGGTGCGGGCGCCGTGCACGGCTATGCGCTTGCGCGCCTGCTCAAGGTTGCGCGCCTCATCGTGCCGATGGGGGCGGGCGTCATCTCCGCGCTGGGGTTCCTTGTCGCAGCACCTGCCGTGGACGAGGTGCGCGGCTACCTGACACGCCTGGACGGCGCCGACTGGCCGGTGGTGAACGCCTTGTTTGCCCAGATGGAGGCCGCGAGCCGTGATCTGCTGGCCGGCGCCGCGCTCGGCGACGGCGAAATTGCGATCTGCCGGCAGGCCGACATGCGCTATGTCGGCCAGGGCTTCGATGTCACCGTGGACCTTCCCGACGGACCGCTCGATGCCTCCAGGGTCCAGGAGGTCAAGGATGCGTTCAACGCCGCCTACCTCGCGCGCTTTGGCCGTGTGGTCAAGGGCGTGGCCATCGAAGCCGTCAACTGGCGACTCCAGGCATCGCTGCCGGCGCAGGACATCACCTTGGCCTACTCCTGCGTGCAAGGCGAGGCGCTGCGCGGCGAACGGGACGTGTACTTCGACGGTTACGGCTTCAGGAGGGCGCGGGTCTATGACCGCTATGCGCTCGCGCCAGGTGTGCGAATCGCCGGCCCGGCGGTGGTCGAGGAAAGGGAGTCGAGCTGCAGCTTCGGCCCCGACTGCAGCTTCACGGTCGACCGCTTCTTCAACCTGGTCGTCGACATCGACCACGGCCCACGCGCCGCCGCGCAGGCAAAGGCCGAACCGAGCATGGAGGACGCGAGGTGA
- a CDS encoding phosphoglycerate dehydrogenase: protein MSDQARRTVVVTQRFFDDETVGYLNSHRCEVRLAELPPGEADGELTEGALVQMLADADGWIVGHARVTRQLLGRLPRLQVIARRGVGHERIDTGAVAELGKVATIAVGGNDACVADHALALMLALSHRLRESQMQMNAGSWAILTGADLYRKTVGIVGLGRIGRGVVQRLRGFEARILAVTGSPDEAWSRQMGVAHVELDELLASSDIVSLHAPLTRATRMLIDAAALARMKPTAILVNTARGGLVDDAALLDALQAGRLAGAGLDVFQSESDPSCMGVTNALIALPNVVATPHSGASTREGLVRTNRIAAQCVVAVLESGAPPPGCLLADGRQRAATT from the coding sequence GTGAGCGATCAAGCGAGGCGGACCGTGGTGGTCACGCAGCGGTTCTTCGATGACGAGACCGTTGGCTATCTGAATTCGCACCGATGCGAGGTCCGCCTCGCCGAGCTGCCGCCCGGCGAGGCCGATGGGGAACTCACGGAGGGCGCCCTCGTGCAGATGCTGGCGGATGCCGACGGCTGGATCGTCGGCCATGCGCGGGTCACCCGGCAACTGCTGGGCCGGCTGCCCCGGCTGCAGGTCATTGCACGGCGCGGCGTGGGTCATGAACGGATCGACACCGGGGCCGTGGCCGAGCTCGGCAAGGTCGCCACGATTGCCGTCGGAGGCAACGACGCCTGTGTGGCCGACCATGCGCTGGCCCTGATGCTGGCCCTCAGCCATCGGCTGCGCGAATCGCAGATGCAGATGAACGCGGGCTCCTGGGCCATCCTGACCGGAGCCGACCTCTATCGGAAGACCGTGGGCATCGTCGGGCTCGGCCGCATCGGCCGCGGCGTCGTGCAGCGCCTGCGGGGCTTCGAGGCGCGGATTCTCGCGGTGACGGGAAGCCCCGACGAGGCATGGTCGCGGCAGATGGGCGTCGCGCATGTCGAACTCGACGAGCTGCTGGCCTCGAGCGACATCGTGAGCCTGCATGCGCCGCTCACACGCGCCACGCGCATGCTCATCGATGCCGCGGCGCTCGCGCGCATGAAGCCCACGGCCATCCTCGTCAACACGGCCCGCGGCGGCCTGGTCGACGACGCCGCGCTGCTCGATGCGTTGCAGGCCGGCCGCCTTGCCGGCGCTGGGCTGGATGTGTTCCAGAGCGAGTCCGACCCTTCCTGCATGGGCGTGACCAACGCGCTGATCGCACTGCCCAACGTCGTTGCGACGCCGCATTCGGGCGCATCCACGCGCGAGGGCCTGGTGCGTACGAACCGGATCGCGGCGCAGTGCGTCGTCGCGGTGCTGGAGAGCGGGGCGCCGCCGCCGGGTTGCCTGCTTGCCGACGGGCGCCAGCGCGCGGCAACGACATGA
- a CDS encoding MmgE/PrpD family protein, whose amino-acid sequence MSDLTLARRIARYAIEFSADDIPEAVNACVRRRVVDSLACILGAYGADPVKTALAVAASTPQPSSTVFGTRLRTTPELAAFANGVMVRFLDYNDGYMAREPGHPSDNIPACLAVAEAEGATGRELIAAIVVAYEIQMRLQDAASLNKRGWDQANYINVAMAAAASRLMKLDEVRTEQAINIALSAHIAMRQVRSGSLSDWKGCSAANAARNAIFAATLARHGMTGPAPVFEGEMGFFRQVTGEFELDVGNFGGRENAQFAILRSLTKTFPTNGELHTAVWAGIDLRQKISDIDAIAAVRIETSEFNLRVLADTPEKWRPRTRETADHSLPYNVARALLDGDITIASYSAERIADPRALALMSKTTVSEDAALTKLFPKHLANRVTVELASGEAFTSERISGPGSLETPMTDEDFERKFRRMAAPHIGRAAQDHVLEFVCDLANQTAYEPLFDAMSSQPEVVAAWEQA is encoded by the coding sequence ATGTCTGACCTGACGCTTGCGCGGCGCATCGCGCGCTATGCCATCGAATTTTCCGCCGACGACATTCCCGAAGCGGTGAATGCCTGTGTGCGCAGGCGGGTCGTCGACAGCCTGGCCTGCATCCTCGGCGCCTATGGCGCCGACCCGGTGAAGACCGCCCTGGCAGTGGCAGCCAGTACGCCGCAGCCGTCGTCCACCGTGTTCGGCACCCGCCTGCGCACGACACCTGAGCTGGCCGCGTTTGCCAACGGTGTCATGGTGCGCTTTCTGGACTACAACGATGGCTACATGGCGCGTGAGCCCGGCCATCCGAGCGACAACATTCCTGCATGCCTAGCAGTGGCGGAGGCCGAAGGAGCGACCGGCAGAGAGCTCATCGCGGCCATCGTGGTTGCCTACGAAATCCAGATGCGGCTGCAGGACGCCGCCAGCCTGAACAAGCGCGGCTGGGACCAGGCGAACTACATCAATGTCGCGATGGCCGCAGCGGCCTCGAGGCTGATGAAGCTCGACGAGGTGCGGACCGAGCAGGCGATCAACATCGCGCTCAGCGCGCACATTGCGATGCGCCAGGTGCGGTCGGGATCGCTGTCCGACTGGAAGGGCTGCTCGGCGGCGAACGCCGCGCGCAATGCGATCTTCGCCGCTACGCTCGCGCGCCACGGCATGACGGGGCCGGCTCCGGTGTTCGAGGGAGAGATGGGGTTCTTCAGGCAGGTGACAGGCGAGTTCGAGCTCGACGTCGGCAACTTCGGCGGCCGCGAGAACGCGCAGTTCGCGATCCTGCGCTCGCTCACCAAGACCTTTCCGACCAACGGTGAACTGCACACCGCGGTATGGGCGGGAATCGATCTGCGACAGAAGATCTCCGACATCGATGCCATTGCTGCGGTTCGCATCGAAACCTCGGAGTTCAACCTGCGGGTGCTCGCCGACACGCCCGAGAAGTGGCGGCCCCGGACACGGGAAACCGCGGACCACAGCCTGCCGTACAACGTGGCACGGGCGCTGCTGGATGGTGATATCACCATCGCGTCCTATTCGGCCGAGCGGATTGCCGATCCGCGCGCGCTTGCGCTCATGAGCAAGACGACGGTCAGCGAGGACGCTGCGCTGACGAAGCTGTTTCCCAAGCACCTAGCGAACCGGGTGACTGTCGAGCTGGCATCGGGTGAGGCATTCACCAGCGAGCGGATCAGCGGCCCCGGATCGCTGGAAACGCCAATGACCGACGAAGACTTCGAGCGGAAGTTTCGCCGCATGGCCGCGCCGCACATCGGCCGTGCCGCGCAGGACCACGTGCTCGAATTCGTCTGCGACCTGGCGAACCAGACGGCCTACGAGCCGCTGTTCGACGCCATGTCCAGCCAGCCCGAGGTGGTCGCTGCGTGGGAACAGGCATGA
- a CDS encoding lipase family protein: MILGLLAFMTAAGAALAQGRLPIGPAAGDMALSPFYRVADLLPEAPGVLLREEPMPDQPEIDAAGESRRILYTSTDVRWQSGRIPVSGALHLPAGEVPAAGWPVVAWAHGTLGIADVCAPSWTGLRPRDARYINRWLKAGFAVVVTDYQGLGGPGPHPYLNWQAEGRSVLDSVRAAIAARPRQISNRVLLAGQSQGSGAAVGAARLAREYAPELNVLGAVATGLVSTFPAGPVSQPVRNSSNMFLAFAAGGLRDDGPRIDDIVSNKGHQLLEAARSGCTGDVMRLARRLRVADLGEALSISPERLAELRLPLTDMPMGNIGVPLFVGTGLADATITPVRQHAAVAALCAAGNNVTWSRYEGHGHDGALHGSFDDSLAFARAVLAKKKISSNCGEIAPPGAPGKRREDLPFNDD; encoded by the coding sequence ATGATCTTGGGCCTGCTGGCCTTCATGACCGCTGCCGGCGCAGCGCTCGCCCAGGGACGACTGCCCATAGGGCCGGCAGCGGGCGACATGGCGCTGTCTCCCTTCTACCGCGTCGCCGACCTGTTGCCCGAGGCGCCGGGCGTGCTGCTGCGCGAGGAGCCGATGCCCGATCAGCCCGAGATCGATGCGGCCGGTGAAAGCCGGCGCATTCTCTATACGTCCACCGACGTGCGCTGGCAGTCGGGCCGAATTCCGGTCAGCGGCGCGCTCCATCTGCCTGCGGGCGAGGTCCCGGCGGCGGGCTGGCCCGTCGTGGCCTGGGCGCATGGGACCCTGGGCATTGCGGATGTATGTGCGCCCTCGTGGACCGGATTGCGCCCGCGCGACGCCCGGTACATCAACCGATGGCTCAAGGCCGGCTTCGCGGTGGTCGTCACGGACTACCAAGGGCTCGGCGGCCCCGGTCCGCATCCGTATCTGAACTGGCAGGCCGAGGGGCGGTCGGTGCTGGACTCGGTGCGGGCGGCCATCGCCGCGCGTCCTCGCCAGATATCGAACCGCGTCCTTCTCGCAGGCCAGTCCCAGGGCTCCGGGGCTGCCGTAGGGGCGGCGAGGCTCGCGCGGGAATACGCGCCGGAACTGAATGTGCTCGGTGCGGTGGCGACCGGGCTTGTCAGCACGTTCCCCGCCGGGCCGGTTTCGCAGCCGGTACGCAATTCGAGCAACATGTTCCTCGCCTTCGCTGCAGGCGGACTGCGCGACGATGGCCCCCGGATCGACGACATCGTCAGCAACAAGGGGCACCAGCTTCTCGAGGCGGCGCGCAGCGGCTGTACCGGCGACGTCATGAGGCTCGCGCGCAGGCTGCGTGTGGCCGACCTCGGCGAGGCCTTGTCGATCTCCCCGGAGCGCCTCGCAGAACTTCGCCTCCCGCTGACCGACATGCCGATGGGCAACATCGGCGTGCCGCTCTTCGTGGGCACCGGCCTGGCCGATGCCACGATCACCCCGGTGCGGCAGCATGCGGCCGTTGCGGCGCTTTGCGCCGCCGGCAACAACGTGACCTGGAGCCGCTATGAAGGCCACGGGCATGACGGCGCATTGCACGGGTCCTTCGACGACTCGCTGGCGTTCGCGCGTGCAGTTCTGGCGAAGAAGAAAATATCGAGCAACTGCGGGGAGATTGCGCCGCCCGGTGCTCCGGGGAAACGGCGGGAGGATCTCCCATTCAATGACGACTGA